Part of the Lampris incognitus isolate fLamInc1 chromosome 1, fLamInc1.hap2, whole genome shotgun sequence genome is shown below.
TGTTGAAAGAGTTGTGTTATTACCTGGAGTAAGTGGAGGGGCTGCTGCAGGTATAACTGGAGGCGCTTGATGTCGAATAATCAGATCCACTAAGAACAAAAGATCAGCAAGTGATTTGCAATGATGACACTTAGCCGATCCGATGTCCTTCACTAGTGATACTCTATCATtgtgccatgtgtatgcaggtttaaaTTCCAGCTCCATGGCTCTACATGGTGCGTGATTGAATATATTGACCTAGACTTTGCCGAAGCAGCATTTATCAGTATTATTATTGTGCTTTGAATGGATAAATAATGTTTTGGTCTTACCCTCTGCTGTCGTCACTGGCATTATGCAAGGACAGCTCTGATGCATTGACATACTCctttacacacacaaacccccttGGACAGACAAGCGGTGGACAAACAAGTAAGAAAGGAAGtagaaaaaatgttttttttactactttattaatctccaTGGGGAAatcctttctctgcatttaacccatcctagctgtgtaactaggagcagcgggcagctgccgtgcagcacctggggaacaactccagttcgccttgccatgcctcagtcaggggcacagacaagagtattacccctaacatgcatgtctctttttttttttttgatggtgggggaaaccggagcacccgcagaaaacccaccgcagacacgaggagaacatacaacctccacacagaggacaacctgggatgacacccaaggttggacaaccccggggttcaaacccaggaccttcttgctgtgaggcgacaacggcTGTTGTGTCGTTTCTGtgccacgtacacacacacacacacacacacacacacacacacacacacacacacacacacatatatataaacatacacacacagacacacacacacacatatatatatataaacatacagtcTTTACTCAGTACGCTACATTGCACCCACTTTTTGGACTCGAGTTCTGGCATTTCGGCGCGCTGGTCATCCTCTCTGTCAGAGGTCTTGGGAACAACTCCATCATAACTGGAGATAAGAGAGCACAGTCCATTAGTGTCACCTGTCAAACGTTGACACCGGTTTGATTGGAGAGTAAAGATCTCTAACATTTGTCAAATGTAGACTGAGATAATAACCTTCCACCCATCACTTAATAGCATGAGATAAGCACGTGAATGTTAATAGCACAAACAGGTTGCGATTTTGGCTTCAAAAGGCCATTTCTAAAACACATTAACTTGACGTCTGGGAAATCACTGCACTAATAGAGAAAAAAGTAAATGAGGGCATATTGAAGATAATGGCAGTCATGTCATTTGAGCTCATTGGCGGAGCTGATTCAGAATCTAACATACAGATGTTGCAGGTAACCTTACATCCAGACTAGTGTACTAAGCGGAGACAGCTGCCATCCCACGAGGCTTTGGCCTGAGTCTATCATTAGGCCCACCTCGCACTAAAACGGTGCCATTATAACAACAGAGGTGAACGAGTTCAACAGCAGGAGGTGGTAATACAGGAACACTGGTTCAGATAACCTACATGCAGTGGATatgaaaagtctacacacccctgttaaaatggcaggtttttgtgatatgTAAAAGAAAATAAGATAAAAATTGCAACCTTATTTTATGGAAAATGAAAACTGGcagtaacctggttgcataagtgtgcacacccctaaactaatactttgttgaagcaccttctGATTTTActacagcactcagtctttttgggtaagaatctatcagcttggcacatcttgactaatattttcccactcttccttgcaaaaacctTCTAGATCTGTCAAATTGcaagggcatctcctgtgcacagccctcttaagggcaccccacagattttctattggattcaggtcAGGTCTCTGGCTGGGCCGTTACAAAACGTTGATCTTCTCacggtgaagccattcctttgttgatttatgcttcgggtcgttgtcatgctgaaaggtgaaatgccTCTTCATCTTTCTATTagatgcctgaaggttttgcaccaaaatcgactggtatgtggagctattcatgattccctccaccttgactaaagcctcaGTTCAGGCGGAAGAAAAGCAGCCCTAAAGCATAATGCTTCACCATGGGTCTGCTgttcttttgtttcttttggtGATGTGTTGATTTTGCACCAAACTTAAAGTTCaatcttggtctcatcagaccataacacatttttccacatggttttgggaggcTGGATGTATCCTTCTGCAAAATTTAGTGGggcttgggtttttttggggggggggtttatgtgAAAAGGCTTCCGTCTTGTCACCTACCCCATAGTCCAGACATGAAGAATAGAGGAGATTgtggtcacatgtagggagcaaccaggttttgccagaaattcctgcagctcctttaatgtttgtTGCTGTAGggctcttggcagcctccctgaccggtTTTCTCATCCATTTTGGAGAGATGTCCTGTTGCTGGTAATGTCACTCTTGTGTCCTATTTTCTCCATTTGTttatgattgtcttcactgtgtcccatggtatatctaatgccttggaatTTCTTttttacccctctcctgatcgatacctttctacaatgagatcctgttcatgctttgtgagctctttgtggaccatggcttttgcagatggatgcaaccaagaagatgtcaggaaaatcctacaggagcAGCTTAACTTTATATGGGGTTAATCACACttactttaattgatggcaggtgtatactatcTACTATTTTACATGAATTTGAATGTGATTGGGTGAACACAGCCACACCCCCAATTATAAAATTATGTGCACACTTATACAACCAGGTTTTTGcatgttttgtatttttctttttccccctaaAAGGGGGAAATAGGTTATAGGTTgcagtttaaaacatgatttatctgacatgatttatctttgtttcatttttttacatcacaaaaacctgccattttaacaaggATGTGCAGATTTTATATCCACTGCatatactttttttgggggggggggttgggtaagGGGAGGATAAAATTAACATAATCCCACATAGCTGTTGTAGGTAGACAATCGGTATACCCTACGATCCATACACCCCGGAAGTGTTATTCCCACAAGTGTTATAAtgattggttagggttagggttacggttaaTGAGCcgttggctactactactactactactactactactactactactactactactttgccgCCAACGTGACTGTTTAAACACAGGCAACAACCATTCAAAGTAGGCTGGAAGCACCCTTTAACCAACTGACCAATAGAATTGCTTCGTAACAACTTCCGACTTCCGGGCTATATGGATCGTCTAGGGTATACCGATCGTTTACCTACAGCTGTGGTTTTCGTAGCTAGTGCGCCAGTTACAACGGTTGataatgctccccccccccttttctccccaattgtatccgaccaattacctcacgctcgctgctccaccccctcttgccgatccggggagggctgcagactaccacatgcctcctccgatacatgtggagtcaccagccgcttcttttcaccggtcagtgaggagtttcaccagggggacgtagcgcatgggaggatcacgctattccccccagttccctctcccccctgaacaggtgccccgaccgaccagaggaggcgctagtgcagcgaccaggacacatcagtTTGAAGATAGGGTTCAAGTTGTGCTAAGGTCCTCCTCTAAATCAGCTTCTATGCAGTGTAAAAACAATACATAAAATGTGCATTCATGGGGCACCCCCCCCCGCCGTAGCCGTGCATACCACATGGTTGCAATGTCGCCGGTTTTAATCCAGCCAGCGACAttggttgcatgtcataccccctctctctcccccatttcctGTTTGCCTTCACTATCACtgcataattaaaaaaaaggtaaaaagtaATCTAAAAAATGTTTTTGCATTCATTGTCTGTTCATCACTGTATCATTGATCATATTTCAAACCCCAAATAATGCAAAGTAGGCCTGCGTAGTGTAAAAGAGAGAGATGGTACTGAATTTAGGTGGAGGCAGAGACGGTAAATGGGGGGGCTCTTGCCAAAAGCACAAATGCAAAGAAATTAATAGTAGAAAATGATTAAGGACAGAGTCTGCTGTATCATTGCACTGTGTTTGGCGTTAGGAAGATCACAAATTCACCGATGCATGGCAGGCTGTAGGTCACTATACATCTTCCTGGGAAGTACAGAAACTTTTATTCCACTTTCACAATAGCCTGCAGCAGTCAATACGTTGGACTCAGTCCAGTGAACTATGTGGCTGCACTTTATATTAGTATATCGACCTGATCTCCTCCTGATCTCTCTAAATTCACTCTTCTACAGAGTTTAGTAACAGAAACCGATTTGGTCTCTCCACTTTTATCGACCACGGTGGGGGTCTGTTTCCAGTGCACTGCAGCACTGTCTCGTCTTAAGCCCTCCCTCTGTCCAATCAACGGTAACCATTACCTACAGCTTCACAGGTCCCATCCCAGCTGTATATTACACTTGAGACCTATCAGTGGTATAGAATGTCAGTTAAAGATCATGCAAAATTTCCCCCCAAACTGATGGGGGGTGACAGTCGAGACTCTCTGTGTCTCCGCATCTTCAGGGCTACAATGCAAAGAATATTCCAGCATTATTACATTAGCCACTACAGCTGTGGAAGTGAGTtcgccccccaaaaaaaggacatCAAGTTCAGAGGCAGATAATTAATTATACTTGGCCATAGTCACCATAAAATATCAAactctgttttttgtttgtttttgtttttttttgcaggttGCTTTCAACTGCTTTTTAGACACACAGAATTGCCGGGTATCATTACCGCCGCTTCGCTAAACTCTTAATGTATGTAAATGAATGTGCTTTTATCTCTACATAATGAGTACAGCTATCGGGCAGTAcctttccccttcttcttctgtAGTGGTGGCGGTGGTGTAAACTGTGGGCGATGTCCATCTGTCCCATGGGGAATCACTCCCTGCAGACCTTGAGCACAAACAAACATGTGCCATCTAAATCACTGTACAgcaagaggaaaaaaacaacactgcACTGTAAATAACCAGAAGGTGTGTGTTATCAGTGTGTTATCTGCATGTGTtatcagcatgtgtgtgtgttatatgtgtgtatggggttgtgtgtgtgtggggggggttaatgGTTATACTGTATATCTGACCTATTTTCAGCAGCATCAGTGCACAATGTCTTCTGGCTCAGTGAGTTGAGTGTTTGTGTTATAAAAGTCCAGTCACTGTAGTAAAAAGGGAATGAGAATAAAGGGGGCAGATATGCACCCAGAGCTTTTAATATAGCGGTGACTTACTTTCTTTCAAACATGACCGGTGTGTGCTGATCCTCAGCCCAGCCTGCAGGTTCATCCTCCTGCCTGAGACAGGCATACAGTGAAAGGCTTTTAGTGCAGAAtggacatggatggatggatggatggatggatggatggatggatggatggatggatggatggatggatggatgaggatgAATGAAGTGTGGTGCACTGGATGGTGCGTGGGGTGTAATAGTAAATCGAAGTAGttcatcacctctcttctgcagtgGTGTATTCGGGTTTGCCGGTATCCCACGTGTGTGTCCAAGCTCGTCTGTTAGTACTGAGGCTAAAGAGGGATATTGGAGGGAACAGTGCAGAAGTAGAATCAGGTTTTCCCATTTTCCCACATTTTCACATGCCATGTTATTTAACAGTGAACCAACATCAATCCCTGTATGGCTTACACACTGACAATAAAGAGTTTTGAGACCCAGTATCACAGAAAAGGTGTCTCTCACTTACATCATGTGCATGAAAGAACAATACACCAGACTCAGATTAATACCTCGTGGCGTCGGTCTTGATGGGGATGACGTCCTCTGCAAGTGCTTCCAACGCATCATGACTCAAGCTGTCAAAAGCATGCGTCAAACATCGGACTTTTATTTTGGGTCACTTTGAAAAAACCCACAGTCATCTACAGAGAGTTTGTGCCGCTGTCTCGAGAACCGAGATCACACTGGATTATGGCGGCGCTGGTAAATGTGCATTGAGCTCAGTGTCAGAGATATTTCCTCAATTATTAGACTTACCTGGTGTCTGGACTTGGCTCTTCCTCTGCAAGATGGGTCTTTGACAGGAGCTCTGTGGAGCTAAGGGGAAGATAAAATTAACATAATCCCACATAGCTGTGGTTTTCATAGCTAGTGCACCAGTTACAATGGTGGATGacacttttgtttgttttgggtttttttttattgccccctttttctccccagttgtacccggccaattaccccattcttcaaagccatcccggtcgctgctccaccccctctgccaattcggggagggctgcagactacatgtctcctctgatacatgtggagtccccagccgcttcttttcacctgacagtgaggagtttcaccagggggaagcagtgcgtgggaggatcacgctattccccccagttccccctccccccgaaaaggcgccccgaccgaccagaggaggcgctagtgcagcgacaaggacacatacctacatccggcttcccacccgcagacacagccaattgtgtctgtagggacacccgaccaagccggaggtaacacggggattcgaaccggcgatccccgtgttcgtaggcaacggaatagaccgccacgccaagaGGTGGCTGATACTTCATTATGACACGCTACAAGGTGAGGCAATTGTGGTAACTATCATGTCTGACAGCATCATGACAGTGTCGCTGCAATGAGCAGAGGATGCAACATACAAAGTGGAATTTGTATTCTCCTCCCAGTACCTGTTGATGGAAGGGGTCGGGAGAGGCTGGAGCAGGTCAGATGAGCTGTGATAAAGAAAAGTGGCTCATAATCAGAAACTGCTGCATTATGCATGCCGAGATGTTATCTCAGCTGGCTGCAAAACAGTCACGGCACCACACCAGTATGATTACCTGTTAGGGGATGTGGTCCCTATCGGATATGGATCAAACGGATCAGCCGAGCTGAAAAACAATTTCACACTGATTTCACTCTCAATTGTTAACTTGGCCCGTCTTGTGTCGAAGGAATTCTGATCACATTTAGTCATGATGGAAAGATTTAATGCACTTTGAACGGCAAATAGAAACGCAGAAATAACCGGGGCAAAACTCAATCAAAATCAGTGTCTGGGTGTCTTTGACGCACAGTGTGACAATTTATCGGCTGTGTGGCAGGA
Proteins encoded:
- the znf185 gene encoding zinc finger protein 185 isoform X1; amino-acid sequence: MTDDLLALSDCEEELPEPMPPGPGRWSQDLLSGPDSVSVPTKTSDILDLLSDDVIPINTGSNSLSTQHEEEKQTDETAEDTRSTEDSIDSWSSHVTTSTVAESSSADPFDPYPIGTTSPNSSSDLLQPLPTPSINSSTELLSKTHLAEEEPSPDTSLSHDALEALAEDVIPIKTDATSLSTNRRAWTHTWDTGKPEYTTAEERQEDEPAGWAEDQHTPVMFERKSAGSDSPWDRWTSPTVYTTATTTEEEGESYDGVVPKTSDREDDQRAEMPELESKKGFVCVKEYVNASELSLHNASDDSRGGSDYSTSSASSYTCSSPSTYSRGSMSSTCTYCGEPVGNEGKITIEHLNINCHPSCFKCGVCGKPMGDLLCSMFLHGGTVHCESCYSKTFD
- the znf185 gene encoding zinc finger protein 185 isoform X2; amino-acid sequence: MTDDLLALSDCEEELPEPMPPGPGRWSQDLLSGPDSVSVPTKTSDILDLLSDDVIPINTGSNSLSTQHEEEKQTDETAEDTRSTEDSIDSWSSHVTTSTVAESSSADPFDPYPIGTTSPNSSSDLLQPLPTPSINSSTELLSKTHLAEEEPSPDTSLSHDALEALAEDVIPIKTDATSLSTNRRAWTHTWDTGKPEYTTAEERSAGSDSPWDRWTSPTVYTTATTTEEEGESYDGVVPKTSDREDDQRAEMPELESKKGFVCVKEYVNASELSLHNASDDSRGGSDYSTSSASSYTCSSPSTYSRGSMSSTCTYCGEPVGNEGKITIEHLNINCHPSCFKCGVCGKPMGDLLCSMFLHGGTVHCESCYSKTFD